The genomic region aatttttacaatagatattgctaaataattttttttgcaattccgaccttttttcgcaattatattaacaataaatgagtatatcaaactttgtaatacgtcattttaaagctttttccataatctcaaagatatttgtactaaaaaaccataaattTCACTGtcttccattgatttgaaaaaaaagggaaaaatgctaTTTTTTGACACCTATTGTTTATAGGTACAATTTGCTTACAATAgtttacaatttgctcttataggtattacctgtcgaaaaaacgctttagttccctggctgctcgagtgtcatggaaaaaaccttattaccctggactaagtctaatatgaaataattttcgTCCATTAAACagattagtgaaggtaaaaataaattaagagtagagtgacgttaacaccattttaactgtttctaataaccatccaaataacatttagttgtaattacatttgGTCTTctgcttttcggtctcctactgttcggtctaCTGAGGtctcggtaaagtgcttttcggtctaatgatttcggtatCTTTACAGTAAACCCGTCCGATTGTTCCATAGGTCATCTATGCTTTTCTCTCAGCTCTTTGTTTATTCCTTCGCTTCAGCTTGTTCTCAGCCTACctccttttctcttttttttctagTTGCCATTATAGTATTTTCTTTGGTATTCGTTATTCATCCATCCATTCTTTATatatgtccgaaccagataagttgttttCTTCCTGATAAGTCATATGTGATTGTTTGAttgattcccattatttctctaatgagttcgttggtaatcctttctcttctagatcttcctgTCGCTCTTCTGCATGCATCCGCTTTACTACTGGCGTCTTCTCCGTATTTTCCTAGTATTTCATCCTCAACTTTCCTTCCGACTCTACTGTTATCCCCCATTAATATTATTTCCCGCGATTGACTTATTTTTGATATTTCTTCGTAAAGCCGTTCAAAAAATGCCTCTTTTACGTTGGCTAGTGTGTCGTTATTATTTGCGTTTACACCCATAACTGTTAGTTTATATCCGTGAAGACACATATTTACTTTAATTAATCTTTCACGCATAGCTTCTAAAGCTTTTATGAACTTTCTTAGTCTTCTGTAACTCATCAAAGAAATTTCCTGTTGTACTCTGCATTCTTTTGGTACTCCACTGTAGAAATAATTATATTTTCCTTGATTTTCAGAGCCGGTCCACTTCTTTTTCGTATATCTATTTTGAGCCTCTTTTAAGCTCTGTTAATTCACGTAAGACTTCATTAAGTTTTTTTGATATACCTTAAAAGTTTCATGTACCTACCAAGAAATCTTTCCGAAGTCTTTTTCGAAGCTTATGTCGCTTTGTTGTTCCATCCTATTCCGATGCGTTTTATTGGctcttttaacatttttttatttttaataagtaCTGGGGAGTTCGCCTTAAACACCAACCTGGAGGACCAGGGGTTTTGGTTCAGAATCTTCTTCTCCTAAACGGATTGCGGTGAGAGGATTTCCCTATCTGCCAACCGGGAGACACGCCCTCTAGGTGTTACCGACTCCCCGAGAGGTTAatattttattcttcttcttatgctTGTTGCAGATCTGTCGATTTGTTAACTCCGtggttgaagtatttcttgagaggtagactgccagctatctctcgatctttttggtggtcttcccggtggacgcttgcctgctggttttccttctagcgcaattcttggtagtatGTGCTCCTTCACTCTTTTTAGATGACTAAACTATTCTAttcgtctttgcctaccccatcGACTGCATCTTGCACGctacattgttccctgatgatgttgtttcgtattctatctcttcttgtcttccctgctattgctcttaacgtcttcatttcggctgttcgtagcatgcttttggctttattggtgtcttctctcgATTCAATGCagtaggtcataacaggtctgatgcaagttttataaattctaactttgctgtccattctcatatatgggttattccagaccacatctcttaAACATCCAGTCAAGATAGCGGCattgttaatttgtcctcttaggtctctggctgggtcatgataacttgataagtcTACACCTAGAGATTTGAACtagtttagctgttctatgggtttcccctctaccacgagcttgcatctaattggatctttcgcaatggtaatgcatttggTTTTCTGCGTGGAAATGTTCATGTTGATGTCGTCGACATACTTGGAAGAATCGATAtagttgtctttgtaggtcatcctcttcctctgcaatcagggctgcatcattCGCCTAGCccactatactgattctactgtgatCGAGTCTGTATCCTAATTGTAGCGATTCCAcattttctattatttcatccattagcatattgaatagacATGGACCgaggctgtctccctgcctgattccCCCTGGTGatggtatgttggccgtagtggtgtcgtttgttttaatttttgtcgtgttgttattgttcatttgttttatgacttcaaTAATGTTTACCAGTATCCTTGTTTGCTTCATTTTCTGTAATATGTCGCTAAGTCTGACTCTGTTAAATGCTTTGGTCTACGAAGCAAATATATgcgggtttgttatattctatcgacttctctttcacttgtttcatgacaaatattttattacagTCCATAAAAGACTCGacctgaaaaaattttttttcagattattttttgacagtttgttgattattttttatttttcagagtACACTAGACGTCAATAAATACGCAACTAAAAAGACAATTGCTCAAGGACTTTTGGACATTGCTCTATTGACTGCAAATGCATCTCAATTGAAGTTTATCTTACAAGTTGGAGAAGAACATCAATTTTATCTTTTAATGTTGATATTGATATCAACCAGCATAATATTACAAGTGAGTAAAGGATGTTATTAATATTAGATTcttttgtattattaaataatctcataactttttgtttcttttacTATTTAAAATTTTCCAACTTTTCATTCTAAGCCTATCCTTATTCTATTTGTTTTGCTGTCCTATAACTTCAGGTACATACATAATCATTTCTGAATTGTTATATTTAATCATTTCTTATTTCACTTAGGGCgcttgttcgaacgctaatcaataagttgattataatcaagtccccttaacaaccatcaaataaaaaaatccgttgttcgtacgccaatcagttgattgtaatcaattatattaattatcattacgataattaacataattaattgattaattaattattaattaacataacaatgattaacataattgattaactaatcaattaatctcataattattgtaatcaattatgttttcagcaacacaATCAAAgctgacattgacagttggtgacagtaattaaatatttgataatgatcagttgattccatttttgattaccgttcgaacaaccggcccttaatcatTGTTTGAAATGTTTCTTTCATCTTTCCATTATATCTTTGTCATTGGTTAATATTGTTCAAGTTTTGTTTGGCTAGCTTTATTTCTTTGCTGCTTTGTAGGCTTTTCAGTATTCTATAAAacagttttatatttttttactgtttcttcCATTGTTTCTTCAAACTTTTTCTTTTTCTCATTTTTGACTATTCCTTTAACTTTTATTCTCTGGAATATATTCTTTCCaccatttcttctttttttatttcgatttttaccTCCTTATAATGTCCATTTTTTTCCCTATTATTTATTATGGTCCCACATACTAGTTTTGCTGTATTTATCATAGCATTTCtaaattttccccattcttcttttattatttctgtcatttCTCCTTCTTTGCCCATTTCCGTCTCTAACTCCTCCTTATATCTGATTTTGCGTTTTCTTCCCTtagtttatgtattttaataattttcttgTATTTCTTATTCCTGTCTTTTTTcttttcatttccatttttaatataatattatctaAACTGTTCTAGGTTATTCAAGCTGCCCTGTGTGTAATTTTGGGAGGATCATACGATATAAATAAAGAACATCATCAAGACAATGCAAATAAAACAAACAATATCATAATGGTGGTAAATATTGTCATCATGGCAGTAAATGTGATAATAAATTCCTTTGAAATGAAGAGTGAATATCTGATAAATATGTTTCACGCAGCAAAAACTTCAACAACAACAATAGCTTCAACAATCAAATCATAATATAGATAGcaagaagaaaaaattagatataaaatttttttactaatgACATTTTCGTAGACgtgtatattaaaaataaaaataatctagGATAGAAGATTAATTGCGTATATATTTTCCTTTTTAAtcacttttatgtattttttggcgCTAGCTACATTTCTAGCAGATGTACctatttatttttgtataaaaaattgttttttaataatataaaatatattttttaataagtattatttttatgaaataaagatatattattatgtacTTCAAAATATTGATCTGGTATATGTTTTAACAGTATTCCTACTAATTCACTCATCATCGTTCCCTTTGCCTTAATTTGTGAATAGCTgtgaatataataataattgcaaaaaagCCAACTCAAAGAATATTTCTCTAGTAGCTTCTATATTGGTACATATCAATATCTATTCACTTTGCCAAGCTTGCCTAAAAGTCTCCCCCCTCCCTCAAACTTTTCTTTGGTCTTTTTCTACTTCTTCCAGGAACCCACAGGAACATGACCAAACAATCAATTGGTGTCTCCCTATACTTTCCATTATACCCAttcttaattttatccttttttgtcactccattCATCCTTCGAAgaattctcatttccgccacaggTAGGTATTGTTTCTATTCCCTTTTATCAGCACAACGTTCAGTTcagtacatcatagccggtcttatagctgttttatagaattttcccttcagctttattggaatttttctatcacacaacacaccactcgcttccttccacttcatctaTCCAACCCTAATTCTACATATTCACCGGGAACTCCTTTCCTCTTGAGCGCCCATACAGATTatctcgaggaactctattataatatactttctcaagatcaataaataccatatgatcatttgtttctttattcctatatttttccattatctgcctaataatgaaaattgcatctgttattgatctgccctgcataaaaccaaattgattatcggatatttcggtctcctCACGTGTCGGTTTAttaattactctctcccatattttaaTGGCATGACGAAGTAGTTTTACGGCCCTGTACTTTGTACATGGTTGTATACGTCCCTTTTTGTTGTAAAAAgatactaatatactgcttctccattcgtctggtatTTGTTCCACTTCCATAACTCTCTTAAATTTATAAACCTCTTAGCCAACTTGTTACTATCTCTCTTAATGCTGTTCCCACTTCctcaggaatatcatctggtccaacTGTTTTACCTCTATCTGTTTGTTAAACTGCTTGAACCACTTCCTC from Diabrotica virgifera virgifera chromosome 3, PGI_DIABVI_V3a harbors:
- the LOC114324443 gene encoding ninjurin-A isoform X2, which encodes MPQGLNTISVNAPMTSTLDVNKYATKKTIAQGLLDIALLTANASQLKFILQVGEEHQFYLLMLILISTSIILQVIQAALCVILGGSYDINKEHHQDNANKTNNIIMVVNIVIMAVNVIINSFEMKSEYLINMFHAAKTSTTTIASTIKS
- the LOC114324443 gene encoding ninjurin-2 isoform X1, with protein sequence MGNMSQKDSKVNVAGQNHQTHHTHRDGNVISEILRSTLDVNKYATKKTIAQGLLDIALLTANASQLKFILQVGEEHQFYLLMLILISTSIILQVIQAALCVILGGSYDINKEHHQDNANKTNNIIMVVNIVIMAVNVIINSFEMKSEYLINMFHAAKTSTTTIASTIKS
- the LOC114324443 gene encoding ninjurin-A isoform X3, whose amino-acid sequence is MSHLKTSTLDVNKYATKKTIAQGLLDIALLTANASQLKFILQVGEEHQFYLLMLILISTSIILQVIQAALCVILGGSYDINKEHHQDNANKTNNIIMVVNIVIMAVNVIINSFEMKSEYLINMFHAAKTSTTTIASTIKS